A stretch of Phoenix dactylifera cultivar Barhee BC4 unplaced genomic scaffold, palm_55x_up_171113_PBpolish2nd_filt_p 001811F, whole genome shotgun sequence DNA encodes these proteins:
- the LOC103698808 gene encoding putative inactive receptor-like protein kinase At1g64210, which translates to MGIKCDVLSLHVTEIRLENMNISGRIDADSLCKLPSLQFLSLAINHITGDIPESMSNCLGLTYLNLSSNMLNGKVPASMESLKNLRSFDISNNNLTGYIPHFKQEIELVYHNTMISGMSVNETDPAIKASDDKIRDNVNQPKAPTLAWSITILTLVLLITFFSLFIFFTDKKNPKVAEVKESKKCVHESSARNYTTGTEDDIEKGGKVQDLVFFGERQEKFTMDDLLTSAADLQGRNIYSSLYKIRLKNSSIFVVKRLKNLHVSGDDFKQKVMRIGNLKHPNLLPLVACHSSDHDKLLIYRYQNSGSLSSLFSSYVERKVDIPWKKRLSIMSGIARGLDYIARELDEDCAPHGNLKPSNVLLGETEEPLISEFGILNLLYGKRALLYSSYGYRAPEKELTKKADVFSFGVILLELLTGKIVEKSGINLPGWVKSMVREEWTAEVFDAEVNRVGKQWAFPLLNVALKCVSYLPEHRPDISEVLEKIEHVVNSEEDHSISSPSSVESDQQDHMVVPKTSETPGN; encoded by the exons ATGGGTATAAAATGTGATGTACTCTCGCTCCATGTAACAGAGATCAGGCTCGAGAATATGAATATCAGTGGGAGAATTGATGCAGATTCTCTCTGCAAGCTTCCATCCCTACAATTTCTTAGCTTGGCAATCAACCATATCACTGGTGATATTCCAGAGTCAATGTCAAACTGTCTTGGTCTTACTTATTTGAATCTAAGCAGTAATATGCTGAATGGAAAAGTACCTGCATCTATGGAAAGCTTGAAGAACCTCAGAAGCTTTGACATCTCAAACAATAATTTAACAGGatacattcctcatttcaaacaGGAAATTGAGCTTGTTTACCACAATACCATGATATCAGGCATGTCTGTTAATGAAACTGACCCTGCGATAAAGGCCTCTGATGATAAAATCCGTGACAATGTAAATCAGCCAAAGGCGCCTACACTAGCATGGTCCATCACAATTCTCACTTTAGTTCTCTTGATCACCTTCTTTTCACTGTTCATATTTTTCACTGACAAGAAAAATCCTAAAGTTGCTGAAGTGAAGGAGAGCAAGAAATGCGTTCACGAGTCTTCTGCAAGAAATTATACCACTGGGACTGAAGATGATATAGAGAAAGGAGGGAAAGTTCAAGACCTTGTATTCTTTGGTGAAAGACAGGAAAAATTCACCATGGACGATCTCCTCACGTCAGCAGCTGATCTCCAGGGCCGGAACATCTATAGCAGTCTCTACAAGATTAGGCTAAAAAACAGTTCCATTTTTGTTGTCAAGAGGTTGAAGAATTTGCATGTCTCAGGAGATGATTTCAAACAAAAAGTCATGCGGATAGGGAACTTGAAGCACCCTAATCTCCTGCCACTTGTGGCTTGCCATTCCTCAGACCATGACAAGCTTTTAATTTACCGATATCAAAACAGTGGAAGTCTCTCATCCCTTTTCTCAA GCTACGTAGAACGTAAGGTGGACATCCCATGGAAAAAGAGACTATCTATCATGAGTGGGATTGCAAGGGGATTAGACTACATAGCCAGAGAGTTGGATGAAGACTGTGCCCCTCATGGGAATCTAAAACCTTCCAATGTTTTACTTGGTGAGACTGAAGAACCACTGATAAGTGAGTTTGGAATCTTGAATCTTTTATATGGAAAGAGGGCACTACTGTATTCATCATACGGGTATAGAGCTCCAGAGAAAGAGTTGACAAAGAAAGCTGATGTATTTAGTTTTGGTGTCATACTACTTGAATTACTAACCGGGAAAATAGTAGAGAAGAGTGGCATTAACCTTCCGGGATGGGTGAAGTCCATGGTGAGGGAAGAATGGACTGCAGAAGTTTTTGATGCAGAGGTCAACAGAGTAGGAAAGCAATGGGCATTTCCATTGCTCAATGTTGCTCTGAAATGTGTATCCTACTTACCAGAGCACCGGCCGGATATATCAGAGGTCTTGGAAAAGATTGAACATGTGGTTAATTCAGAGGAAGATCATTCAATTTCATCCCCGTCTTCTGTAGAATCCGACCAACAAGATCACATGGTTGTACCCAAGACAAGTGAAACTCCAGGAAATTGA
- the LOC120109105 gene encoding pentatricopeptide repeat-containing protein At4g16470-like — MHSTSIRYFPLSPRARQSLLSLDKTLKGLCFSGRLLEAVDLLCRKGSSADPQTYALLLQEAINRKEAKVGRRIHAQMITTGFVPLEYLRTKLVIFYAKNGYLETAHQIFDRIPHRDLVSWNAMISGYVQNGLEQEGLNLYYSMRSAGLEPDQFTFASVFRACARLALLEHGKRAHCAMIKTQMKANVVVNSALVDMYFKCSSLSDGFMVFKSSSERNVVTWTALISGYGQHGQVVDVLELFRQMIEDGFRPNHVTFLAVLSACGHGGLVNEGWKYLSSMRTDFGIRPRGEHYAAIVDMLGRAGRLDEAYEFVRKLSGEEHSVIWGALLGASRIHGDVELGKLAAKRFFKMQPENAGKYIVLSNTFAVYEMWENVAGVRGMIRSLGIKKEPAWSLIEIQGEVHTFLVGDKSHEQSEMIYEMINSLCCALAEAGYVSDR; from the exons ATGCACTCAACCTCGATAAGATATTTTCCCCTTAGCCCTCGAGCCCGGCAAAGCCTTTTGAGTCTGGACAAGACGTTGAAGGGCCTCTGCTTCTCTGGAAGATTGTTGGAGGCGGTCGATCTCTTGTGCCGTAAAGGATCGAGCGCGGATCCTCAGACCTATGCTCTTCTACTGCAGGAAGCCATAAACCGGAAGGAAGCAAAGGTCGGCAGAAGAATCCATGCACAGATGATAACCACTGGGTTTGTGCCGCTTGAATATCTCAGGACAAAATTAGTCATATTCTATGCCAAGAATGGATACCTGGAGACCGCACACCAGATATTCGATAGAATTCCTCATAGAGACTTGGTTTCATGGAATGCGATGATCTCAGGGTACGTGCAGAATGGTCTAGAGCAAGAGGGTCTGAATCTGTATTATTCCATGCGATCGGCTGGTCTGGAGCCGGATCAGTTCACATTCGCGTCGGTGTTCCGAGCTTGTGCCAGGCTCGCATTATTGGAGCATGGGAAGCGGGCGCACTGTGCTATGATCAAGACCCAGATGAAGGCTAATGTTGTTGTCAACAGCGCGCTCGTGGATATGTACTTCAAATGCAGCAGTTTGAGTGATGGTTTTATGGTTTTCAAGAGTTCGTCCGAGAGGAATGTTGTTACATGGACAGCTCTTATATCAGGATACGGCCAGCATGGGCAAGTTGTCGATGTCCTTGAGCTATTCCGCCAGATGATAGAAGATGGTTTTCGGCCAAATCATGTAACCTTCCTTGCAGTTCTCTCTGCTTGTGGCCATGGAGGCCTTGTCAATGAAGGATGGAAGTATCTTTCTTCCATGAGAACAGATTTTGGGATTAGGCCAAGAGGAGAACACTACGCGGCAATTGTAGATATGTTGGGGCGAGCAGGGCGGTTAGATGAGGCTTATGAATTTGTTAGGAAGTTATCTGGTGAGGAACATTCAGTAATCTGGGGAGCTTTGCTTGGTGCTTCTAGAATTCATGGAGATGTAGAGCTGGGGAAGCTTGCAGCAAAAAGATTTTTCAAAATGCAGCCAGAAAATGCAGGCAAGTATATTGTTCTATCAAATACTTTTGCAGTGTATGAGATGTGGGAGAATGTCGCAGGTGTTCGTGGAATGATAAGATCTTTAGGAATAAAAAAGGAGCCCGCTTGGAGCTTGATTGAAATACAAGGAGAGGTGCACACATTCCTTGTTGGAGATAAATCTCATGAACAAAGTGAGATGATATATGAGATGATCAATTCTCTGTGTTGTGCTTTGGCTGAAGCAGGTTATGTTTCTGATAG GTAA